A section of the Streptomyces sp. NBC_01591 genome encodes:
- the dapE gene encoding succinyl-diaminopimelate desuccinylase, whose product MPETTLDLTLDGPALTARLVDFPSVSGQEKDLADAIESALRTLPHLTVDRHGNNVVARTNLGRAERVVLAGHIDTVPIADNVPSRLDDNGVLWGCGTSDMKSGVAVQLRIAATVPEPNRDLTFVFYDNEEVAAHLNGLGHIADAHPDWLAGDFAVLLEGSDAEVEGGCQGTLRVFLRTEGERAHSARGWMGSNAIHAAAPILARLAAYEPRRPVIDGLEYHEGLNAVRIEGGVANNVIPDACTVVVNFRYAPDRTAEEALAHVHEVFADCGVAEFVVDDHSGAAMPGLSHPAAKAFMAAVGGTARPKFGWTDVSRFGSLGVPAVNYGPGDPLFAHKRDEHVVVERITHCEERLRSWLTA is encoded by the coding sequence ATGCCCGAAACCACACTTGACCTCACCCTGGACGGCCCGGCGCTCACCGCCCGGCTCGTCGACTTCCCGTCGGTCAGCGGTCAGGAGAAGGACCTCGCGGACGCGATCGAGTCGGCCCTGCGCACCCTCCCGCACCTGACCGTCGACCGGCACGGCAACAACGTCGTGGCCAGGACGAACCTGGGCCGGGCCGAGAGGGTGGTGCTCGCCGGGCACATCGACACCGTCCCGATCGCCGACAACGTGCCGTCCCGGCTCGACGACAACGGGGTGCTGTGGGGCTGCGGCACCTCGGACATGAAGTCGGGCGTCGCCGTCCAGCTGAGGATCGCCGCGACCGTGCCCGAGCCCAACCGCGACCTGACCTTCGTCTTCTACGACAACGAGGAGGTCGCCGCGCACCTCAACGGGCTCGGCCACATCGCCGACGCCCACCCCGACTGGCTGGCGGGCGACTTCGCGGTCCTGCTGGAGGGCTCCGACGCCGAGGTCGAGGGCGGCTGCCAGGGCACCCTGCGGGTCTTCCTCCGCACCGAGGGGGAGCGGGCCCACTCCGCGCGCGGCTGGATGGGGTCCAACGCCATCCACGCCGCCGCCCCGATCCTGGCCCGCCTCGCCGCGTACGAACCGCGCCGGCCGGTCATCGACGGCCTCGAATACCACGAGGGCCTGAACGCGGTACGGATCGAGGGGGGCGTCGCCAACAACGTCATCCCGGACGCCTGCACCGTCGTGGTCAACTTCCGGTACGCGCCCGACCGGACCGCCGAGGAGGCGCTGGCCCACGTCCACGAGGTCTTCGCGGACTGCGGTGTCGCCGAATTCGTCGTCGACGACCACTCGGGCGCGGCCATGCCCGGCCTCTCCCACCCGGCCGCCAAGGCGTTCATGGCGGCGGTGGGCGGCACCGCCCGGCCCAAGTTCGGCTGGACGGACGTCTCCCGCTTCGGCTCCCTCGGCGTGCCCGCGGTGAACTACGGACCGGGCGACCCGCTGTTCGCCCACAAGCGCGACGAGCACGTGGTGGTCGAGCGGATCACCCACTGCGAGGAGCGGCTCCGCTCCTGGCTCACCGCCTGA
- a CDS encoding TIGR00730 family Rossman fold protein → MGNPEGAHVPEEQRLGPVLRRREQVQPGTTDQRLLDTEGDSEWVHTDPWRVMRIQSEFVEGFGALAELPSAISVFGSARTPAGGPDYEAGVRIGKALVEAGFAVITGGGPGAMEAANKGAREAKGVSVGLGIELPFESGLNPHVDIGVNFRYFFVRKTMFVKYAQGFVVLPGGLGTLDELFEALTLVQTGKVTRFPIVLFGTAYWSGLVDWLRDTVVAQGKASEHDLLLFHVTDDVDEAVDLVTKEVGR, encoded by the coding sequence ATGGGCAACCCCGAGGGAGCGCACGTCCCGGAGGAGCAGCGGCTCGGACCGGTACTGCGCCGCAGGGAACAGGTGCAGCCCGGCACCACCGACCAGCGGTTGCTGGACACCGAGGGCGACTCCGAGTGGGTGCACACCGACCCCTGGCGGGTGATGCGCATCCAGTCGGAGTTCGTCGAGGGATTCGGGGCGCTGGCCGAACTGCCGAGCGCGATCAGCGTCTTCGGTTCGGCCCGCACCCCGGCCGGCGGACCCGACTACGAGGCGGGCGTACGGATCGGCAAGGCCCTGGTCGAGGCCGGCTTCGCGGTGATCACCGGGGGCGGGCCGGGGGCCATGGAGGCGGCGAACAAGGGGGCGCGGGAGGCGAAGGGCGTCTCGGTCGGTCTCGGTATCGAGCTGCCCTTCGAGTCCGGCCTCAACCCGCACGTCGACATCGGCGTCAACTTCCGCTACTTCTTCGTCCGCAAGACGATGTTCGTGAAGTACGCGCAGGGCTTCGTCGTACTGCCCGGCGGCCTCGGCACCCTGGACGAACTCTTCGAGGCCCTCACCCTCGTCCAGACGGGCAAGGTCACCCGCTTCCCGATCGTGCTGTTCGGCACCGCGTACTGGAGCGGTCTCGTGGACTGGCTGCGGGACACGGTGGTGGCGCAGGGCAAGGCGTCCGAGCACGACCTGCTGCTCTTCCACGTCACGGACGACGTGGACGAGGCGGTCGACCTCGTGACGAAGGAGGTCGGCCGTTAG
- the folP gene encoding dihydropteroate synthase: MRSGALRLGRREFGAHEPVIMAIVNRTPDSFYDQGATFRDEPALARVEQAIADGAAIVDIGGVKAGPGEEVTAEEEARRTVGFVAEVRRRHRDVVISVDTWRHDVGEAVCEAGADVLNDAWGGVDPKLAEVAARYGAGLVCTHAGGAEPRTRPHRIAYEDVMADILRVTVGLAERAVGLGVRPDGIMIDPGHDFGKNTRHSLEATRRLGEMTETGWPVLVSLSNKDFVGETLDRPLKERVIGTLATTAVSAWLGAQVYRVHEVAETRQVLDMVASITGHREPAVARRGLA, from the coding sequence ATGCGAAGCGGTGCGCTCAGGCTGGGGCGGCGCGAATTCGGTGCGCACGAGCCGGTGATCATGGCGATCGTGAACCGTACCCCCGACTCCTTCTACGACCAGGGTGCGACCTTCCGGGACGAACCGGCGCTCGCCCGGGTCGAACAGGCGATCGCGGACGGTGCGGCGATCGTCGACATCGGGGGCGTGAAGGCGGGACCCGGCGAGGAGGTGACCGCCGAGGAGGAGGCGCGTCGCACGGTGGGGTTCGTCGCGGAGGTCCGCCGCCGCCACCGGGACGTGGTGATCAGCGTCGACACCTGGCGCCACGACGTCGGCGAGGCGGTCTGCGAGGCCGGCGCGGATGTGCTGAACGACGCGTGGGGCGGCGTCGACCCGAAGCTCGCGGAGGTCGCCGCGCGGTACGGCGCCGGTCTGGTGTGCACGCACGCGGGCGGCGCCGAGCCGCGTACCCGGCCGCACCGGATCGCGTACGAGGACGTGATGGCGGACATCCTGCGGGTGACGGTGGGGCTGGCCGAGCGCGCGGTCGGGCTCGGGGTGCGGCCCGACGGGATCATGATCGATCCCGGTCATGACTTCGGGAAGAACACCCGGCACTCCCTGGAGGCGACGCGCCGGCTCGGCGAGATGACGGAGACCGGCTGGCCGGTGCTCGTCTCGCTGTCCAACAAGGACTTCGTCGGCGAGACGCTCGACCGCCCGTTGAAGGAGCGGGTGATCGGGACGCTGGCGACCACGGCCGTGTCGGCGTGGCTGGGGGCTCAGGTGTACCGGGTGCACGAGGTGGCGGAGACCCGGCAGGTGCTGGACATGGTGGCGTCCATCACGGGCCACCGGGAGCCCGCGGTCGCGCGGCGCGGGTTGGCGTAG
- a CDS encoding DivIVA domain-containing protein encodes MFWFLLVTMVVVVAAVTLAVVGGGESAVLQDVAPEQLTDPLPATRPVGRADVDALRLPVAVRGYRMTDVDEALDRLGAELAERDARIAELESALAGAQATAVGGPGLVEPPQEQPQQAWEAPEDRPKAPWEAPGEEPRGTGHPGEEPRR; translated from the coding sequence GTGTTCTGGTTCTTGCTGGTGACGATGGTCGTGGTCGTGGCCGCGGTCACCCTTGCGGTGGTCGGTGGGGGGGAGAGCGCCGTCCTGCAGGACGTGGCGCCCGAGCAGCTGACCGACCCGCTGCCCGCGACGAGACCGGTCGGCCGCGCGGATGTCGACGCGCTGCGGCTGCCGGTGGCCGTGCGCGGCTACCGCATGACGGATGTCGACGAGGCGCTCGACCGGCTCGGTGCCGAGCTCGCCGAGCGGGACGCGCGGATCGCGGAGCTGGAGTCGGCGCTGGCCGGTGCGCAGGCGACCGCGGTCGGCGGCCCCGGCCTCGTCGAGCCGCCGCAGGAACAGCCGCAGCAGGCGTGGGAGGCGCCCGAGGACCGCCCGAAGGCGCCGTGGGAGGCGCCCGGGGAGGAGCCGCGGGGGACCGGGCACCCCGGAGAGGAGCCCCGGCGATGA
- a CDS encoding DNA-3-methyladenine glycosylase I translates to MSGGAEAAPDGGLRCPWGLSTEDYLAYHDTEWGRPVHGDDALFERLCLEAFQSGLSWLTILRRREGFRSAFAGFKIPAVAEFTDADKERLLADAGIIRNRAKIEATLANARVLAGWDAGELDGLIWSHAPDPAGRPAPRTIGDVLAVTPESTALAKDLKKRGLRFVGPTTAYALMQACGLVDDHLADCVARGPGA, encoded by the coding sequence ATGAGCGGCGGCGCGGAAGCGGCCCCGGACGGCGGACTGCGCTGTCCCTGGGGGCTCTCCACCGAGGACTACCTCGCGTACCACGACACCGAATGGGGCCGGCCCGTCCACGGCGACGACGCCCTCTTCGAACGGCTCTGCCTGGAAGCCTTCCAGTCGGGCCTCTCCTGGCTGACGATCCTGCGCCGCCGCGAGGGCTTCCGCTCCGCCTTCGCCGGGTTCAAGATCCCCGCGGTGGCCGAGTTCACCGACGCCGACAAGGAGCGCCTCCTCGCCGACGCCGGCATCATCCGCAACCGCGCGAAGATCGAGGCGACCCTCGCCAACGCCAGGGTGCTGGCCGGCTGGGACGCCGGCGAGCTGGACGGACTGATCTGGTCCCACGCCCCCGACCCGGCGGGCCGCCCGGCCCCGCGCACCATCGGGGACGTTCTCGCGGTCACACCGGAGTCCACCGCGCTGGCCAAGGACCTCAAGAAGCGCGGCCTGCGCTTCGTCGGACCCACCACGGCCTACGCCCTGATGCAGGCATGCGGCCTGGTCGACGACCACCTGGCCGACTGCGTGGCGCGCGGCCCCGGGGCGTAG